A genomic window from Nicotiana sylvestris chromosome 11, ASM39365v2, whole genome shotgun sequence includes:
- the LOC104232719 gene encoding uncharacterized protein, whose product MKPPVLVAPIPGKPLILYIAAQERSVGALLAQENGENKENSLYYLSRMMTPNELKYSPIEKLCLALGFAIQKLKHYFQAHVIRLVSRANPIKFVMSKLVLNDRLARWYLQFQQFEIVYIPQKAVKGQALADFLAYHPIPDDWKLTDELPDEDVMVIEVQPPWKMYFDGAAHREGAGAGVVFVTSQGEVLPYSFTLTQHCTNNVAEYQALILGLEMAVEMRQLQLHIFGDSELVINQLLGSYKVKKPELRRYYDYAQKLIGWLGNTQITICQKWIVPPDENEDEESKLERLVAVAEAVKVDWRQTMIDYLCYGILPEDPRRKTEIRRRALCFLYYKDTLYRRSFEGVLLRCLGEDEATQAMREAHSGVCGSHQSRPKLHFHIKRMGYYWPTMVKDCLDYARRCKACQFHANFIHQPPEMLHPTVASWPFDAWGLDIVGPLPKSSGGHLYILAATDYFSKWAEAVVLKEVKKENDANFIRVNIIYSFGIPSYIITNNGKPFDNKLMTKICELFGFKQHNSSMYYAAANGLAKAFNKML is encoded by the exons ATGAAACCTCCAGTTCTGGTAGCCCCTATACCAGGAAAGCCATTGATTCTATATATTGCAGCCCAAGAAAGGTCAGTGGGAGCCCTTTTGGCCCAGGAAAATggtgaaaataaagaaaattccCTCTACTACTTGAGTAGGATGATGACCCCAAATGAGCTAAAGTATTCTCCGATCGAAAAGTTGTGTTTAGCGTTGGGTTTCGCAATTCAAAAgctgaagcactactttcaagctcatgtcatCCGTCTCGTCTCAAGGGCGAACCCGATCAAGTTTGTTATGTCAAAACTCGTCCTGAATGATCGATTAGCAAGGTGGTatctccaatttcaacaattcgagattGTGTATATCCCACAAAAAGCCGTGAAAGGACAAGCTTTGGCAGATTTCTTGGCATATCATCCAATTCCTGATGATTGGAAGTTGactgatgaactacctgatgaggatgTGATGGTCATCGAAGTGCAACCACCGtggaaaatgtattttgatggTGCCGCACATCGTGAGGGAGCTGGTGCAGGTGTTGTGTTTGTCACTTCTCAAGGGGAAGTCTTGCCATATTCCTTCACCTTAACACAACATTGCACCAACAACGTTGCGGAATATCAAGCACTTATACTTGGGCTTGAGATGGCCGTTGAAATGAGACAACTCCAATTACATATTTTTGGAGACTCTGAGTTAGTGATCAATCAATTGCTAGGTAGCTACAAGGTCAAAAAGCCAGAGTTGCGTCGTTATTATGATTATGCACAAAAATTGATTGGATGGCTTGGCAAT ACACAAATCACTATCTGCCAAAAATGGATAGTGCCGCCAGatgagaacgaggatgaagaaagcAAGCTCGAGCGTTTGGTAGCCGTCGCTGAAGCTGTGAAGGTTGATTGGCGACAAACCATGATCGACTACTTATgttatgggatacttccagaagATCCAAGAAGAAAGACCGAAATTCGTCGGCGTGCCCTTtgcttcctttactacaaagacACTTTGTATCGAAGATCATTTGAGGGAGTTCTCTTGCGTTGTTTAGGGGAAGATGAAGCAACTCAAGCTATGCGAGAGGCACACTCTGGAGTTTGTGGATCACATCAATCCAGGCCAAAGCTCCACTTCCACATTAAGAGGATGGGTTACTACTGGCCGACAATGGTGAAAGATTGCTTAGATTATGCTCGGAGATGCAAGGCTTGCCAGTTTCACGCAAATTTTATACACCAACCTCCTGAAATGTTACACCCTACTGTTGCATCTTGGCCATTTGATGCTTGGGGATTAGATATTGTTGGACCACTTCCAAAATCTTCTGGAGGACATCTATACATCTTGGCCGCAACtgattatttctcaaaatgggcaGAGGCCGTCGTTCTCAAGGAAGTGAAGAAAGAGAATGATGCAAACTTCATTCGAGTGAACATCATATATAGTTTCGGCATTCCTAGTTATATAATAACAAATAACGGCAAACCATTCGATAACAAATTGATGACCAAGATCTGTGAActttttggcttcaagcaacataATTCGTCAATGTATTATGCTGCTGCAAATGGACTAGCCAAAGCATTTAACAAGATGCTTTGA
- the LOC138880817 gene encoding uncharacterized protein, with product MEEALWAYRLTEEENARLRLEELESLDEKRLEAQQSLECFQARLSRAFNKKVRLRSFQVGDQVLAVRRPIITSHKSGGKFTSKWDGPYVVQEAYSSGAYKLVDADDMRIGPINGKFLKRYYP from the exons ATGGAAGAAGCTTTGTGGGCATATC GTCTTACTGAGGAAGAAAATGCTCGCCTGCGCCTTGAAGAACTTGAGTCCCTTGATGAAAAAAGGCTAGAAGCTCAACAAAGTCTTGAATGTTTTCAAGCTCGTCTTTCTCGTGCTTTCAACAAAAAGGTTCGCTTGAGGTCCTTCCAAGTTGGCGATCAAGTTCTTGCAGTAAGAAGACCTATTATCACCTCTCACAAATCTGGGGGCAAATTCACTTCAAAGTGGGATGGTCCATATGTTGTGCAAGAAGCCTATTCAAGTGGAGCTTACAAGTTAGTTGATGCAGATGACATGAGAATTGGCCCTATCAATGGGAAGTTTTTGAAGAGGTACTATCCTTGA